The window TCAAAACCGTCAGTACCTATAGAGCCAGGCTGCTGCAGAAGATGAACCTGAAAAACAATTCACAGTTAATCTATTATGCGGTAAAACATAACCTCATATCCCAGAACTAAGAATCAGACACTCTGCGTAGGATGATTCCTACAGGGTTTTCCATTCCTCTCCTACATCCCAGCTTCGGGATCCCACCCTACAATAGTCACATAAAGACCGGTTCTGGTCTTTATGTGACTACTTAATTCATTCCCATCTGGGAAAAAAAAGGAGATTCTTATGAATAAAGGAAGAGCAACTTCCCTGGTACTGATGTTATTAATAATTTTATCATTCGGCCTCAACGCCGAGGGACAGAAGGATGCTGGAAACATTGCATACCCCAAGGGTATGTTTGATTTTGTTGCCCCCGGCGGAGCCGGAGGAGGATGGGATTTAACCATCAGAACAACTGCCAAGGCCTTAAAAGACACAGGACTGGTCAAGATACCAATGCCTGTCAGAAACAATCCCGGAGCCGGAGGATCTGTACACCTAGCCAGTCTTCAGGAAAAGAAAGACTCTGATAAAATCATCACCGTCTATTCTGCACCCCTTCTCCTGACAAACCTCAATGGAACAACCGAACTGGGTCACAAAGACGTGACTCCACTGGCCCGTTTGATTGCAGATTATGCCGTCTTTGTTGTGGCAGCAGATTCTCCCTACCAATCCTTGAACGATGTTATGGATGCCCTGAAAAAGAATCCTAAAAGCGTCAAAGTCGGTGGTGTTTCCTCTGTCGGCTCAATGGATCATGTCCAGTTTCTGATCATGGCCAAGGCCGCAGGAATCAGCGCTCTGAATCAGATTGACTATATCAGCTTTGACGACTCCGCCACCGCACAGGTTCTGGGTGGACACATTGACCTCTTCTCCACCGGACTGTCCGAAGTTATGGGACTCATCGAAAGCGGTGACCTGAGAGCCCTGGCACAGACTTCAGACCACCGTGTGGGTGAGGGTGTTGTAGCCGATATCCCCAGCTGTATTGAGCAGGGAATTGACGCCACATTCGTCAACTGGCGGGGTCTCTTCGGTGCTCCCGAAATGC of the Oceanispirochaeta sp. genome contains:
- a CDS encoding LuxR C-terminal-related transcriptional regulator; protein product: KTVSTYRARLLQKMNLKNNSQLIYYAVKHNLISQN
- a CDS encoding tripartite tricarboxylate transporter substrate binding protein → MNKGRATSLVLMLLIILSFGLNAEGQKDAGNIAYPKGMFDFVAPGGAGGGWDLTIRTTAKALKDTGLVKIPMPVRNNPGAGGSVHLASLQEKKDSDKIITVYSAPLLLTNLNGTTELGHKDVTPLARLIADYAVFVVAADSPYQSLNDVMDALKKNPKSVKVGGVSSVGSMDHVQFLIMAKAAGISALNQIDYISFDDSATAQVLGGHIDLFSTGLSEVMGLIESGDLRALAQTSDHRVGEGVVADIPSCIEQGIDATFVNWRGLFGAPEMPDYAVNFWRETLAKLVVTPEWDAARELNGWDDAYQDAPEFEAFLGQDYENYKSILTDIGMIK